The genomic DNA GAAGGCCCGGTAGCTGACGTCCGGCAGGGTCGCGTCGAAGAGCAGCGTGCCGTCCTCCGCGAACTCCGAGATCCGCTGCGCCGTGCCCCACCCGACGAACAGGTTGCCGTTGTCCAGCCGCTGGGCGTTGCCCATCGCGAGCGCGCTGATCTTGGCCGGGTGGACGAGCCGGCGGACCAGCCGGGCCTCGCGACCGGCCTCGTCCAGGGAGAACCAGAGCACCTGGCTCTCGTCGGTCACCTCCTGCTCGCCGTCGCTGCCGTTGTCGAAGAGCCGCAGCGTCGTCGGGTCCTCGAACTGCGCGTCGTGCTGCCAGGCGAACCTGGCCGACCCGGGCAGGTCGAAGTCGCTCCGCTTGCCGCCGAGGCGCCACCGGACGGCACCGGTCGCGAGGTCGACCTTGTAGACCGCCCAGGTGTGCCGGGCGGAGATGATCACGTTCCCGTCGGGCGTCGGGGCGACCGAGTTGATGTGGAAGTAGTCGTACGGCTCGGTCGGGTCCTTCGGCACCCCGGCGTGGCTCTCGGTGACCGGCACGTGGTCGAGCGACTCCCAGTGGTGGAGCACCTCCCCGGTCGCGAGGTCCACCTCCTCGAAGACACCGTTCATGATCAGACCGTCCTTCGGACCCTTGACGGCGCGGAGGTCCGTCCGCGTCCGGACGTAGCTGACGATGTACGCGGTCCCGCGCGGGGTGATCACGAACTCGTGCTCGTCGGGGCTCACGTCGCCGTGCTTCTGCACCCGCGCGACGACGTTGTGGGCCACGTCCT from Microlunatus sagamiharensis includes the following:
- a CDS encoding arylsulfotransferase family protein; this encodes MDEQQTGQPEQEQTAQERTTDEPTGRPPEHGRRVSRRRVLALAGAGALGVAGGSSVAGYAVGRTHERRRVQAVAAAAQATSAAPAVFTVLVDEPGQAAGDVFLTDMGETAATLIADNRGTALWTSAGARSYANMRLQTYQGRPVITWWESHSTGLAAYADGQTVIEDVAHNVVARVQKHGDVSPDEHEFVITPRGTAYIVSYVRTRTDLRAVKGPKDGLIMNGVFEEVDLATGEVLHHWESLDHVPVTESHAGVPKDPTEPYDYFHINSVAPTPDGNVIISARHTWAVYKVDLATGAVRWRLGGKRSDFDLPGSARFAWQHDAQFEDPTTLRLFDNGSDGEQEVTDESQVLWFSLDEAGREARLVRRLVHPAKISALAMGNAQRLDNGNLFVGWGTAQRISEFAEDGTLLFDATLPDVSYRAFRQVWR